The Sesamum indicum cultivar Zhongzhi No. 13 linkage group LG6, S_indicum_v1.0, whole genome shotgun sequence genomic interval AATAGTTGCATGTTGTACTGGAAGGACTACATTGATCTGGACTATTGCAAGTTTTGTAGATAAACTAGGCAAAATCCTAATTGCAAGAAGACACTGTATgccattcttaggtacctacCGATTACCTCTTGCCTGTAGAGGTTATATGCTTCAAAAGCAACCGCCAAGCAAATGGCGTGGCATGCCAACCATTAGACCGAGGAGGGATCCATGTGTCATCCGTCTAATGTAGTGGCATGGAGACATTTTGACCGAAGATATCCCAATTTTGCAGTAGACCCCTGTGATATTAGATTGGATTTGTGCACAGATGGGTTCGCACCGCTCGGAGCAGTATGGTTGTACGTACTCGTGTTGGCTCGTTATACTTACACCATACAATCTACCCCCGAGAATGTGCATGAATTCATAGTACATGTTCCGGACAATGGTGATCCCCAGTCTCTCCAATCCGAAACGtttcatcaatatttaccTGGAGTAGCTCATCGAGGAGTTATAGAATTTGTGCATGTGAATGTACTAAAGCACGACAGTGCGAAGAATGAGACATTCCCAATACGCACTGCGTTGATATGGACTGTGAACGACCTACCCGCTTATGAGATGGAGTTTGGATGGAGTTCGTAGGTGTTATGGGGTGTTCAGCTTGTATGGAAGACACACGTGCATTCTACCTGCAGAATGATAGGAAGCGTGCTACTTTGACTGCCACAGACAATTCCTCCCCCCGGACCATCCTTACCTTTCGAATAAGAAAACATTCACTAAGAATCGAGTAGAGAGGAAAGTTGCACGACCaaaattaatggaagaacagaTCTGCAAATGGGTTGAAGAGTTCAGTCCTGCGGTTGAGGTGCCGTTGTAACTCCCGAACGAATACAGTACAGAGCATAAGTGGACAATGAAAAGCATATTTTGGGAGCTCGAGTATTGGTCGACCCATCTAATATGACACAACCTTGATTTCATGTACATTAAGAAGAATgtgtttgataatatattcaataccttaatggatataaaaaaaaaaaaaaaacaaaggataCTTTGAATGTACAGAAGGGCTTCAAGAGCATATGTAATCGACTGGAGCTTGAGGTGGACGAAAGAAAGCGAAACGTAATGCCCAAAGAAGTGTATACCTgaccaaatcacacctcacAATTCATCAAGCCAAATAACATATAATagatgatgaaattaattattattccatGCTTCGTACCATCCAATTTATTACACTAATCAAACGAGGCCATAAGATACTCATAAATACACTATGTTGTAAGTTtgtcaaaaatcaaattaatattttaaaaataaatatatatcaatatataaatggtAGTCCcacaaaaaagttattaatggATGTAAAGACattgtaatttcataaatgcaatttttaggttcaacattataaaattaaaagaaaattactatacataattataaaaaatttaaaaaaaaaagaatcattttattttagttaaatgtaataatgtttCTTAAAGGTTAAAATTTACATCGGTTTACTCTTTAAGGCAATATTTACTTTAGTATATCAGGATATATCCTTCACAATCCTATTTAGTAGTGTGTTACATAGCAATTTGACTGAGTGGGTTGGCCCAACATTGCGCCACAAATTTAGGTGATTTTAATCACGAACTATTGTGGCTGATTAGAAGCAGAAGAGGACAACCCATTTCGAATTGTATTTTGCTACCTTGTATGTCTGTAACTTTGTTGCATGAATTTTCCAGCATGccttaatttttaacaaaaattacatattctTGTGTCAAGTGCAATTAATGCACGTgagacactaatttaaatggTTGCAACAACTCTAGAAAACAAGAGAGTGCTTTCCTCCTTTCTTCGGGTATTGTTTGTTGGTCTCTATGGTGTGGGTTCTTTTTCacaatgattttcttttcctctccatttcttaaaaggaaaagaaaaaaaaatcgctgatgtagagaaaaaaaattaaaagttaggTGCAACACCAAGAATGGAAAATGTCTATAGGGGTCAAAATATAAACGCAACACAGAAATAATAGATGATCACCAGCACACTTGAACCATAATTACATCACTTTTCTATGGGAAATAATTCTCGATCTTTCTTGCCTCAGGCAAAAAAAACAGTCGAAATATTTTGTTGCAAGGAAATCCAACTTTGAGTGAAGAATTAAACCATGGAAATGAAGAATGGAgctttatgtaaattaaaaaattgataattgacAAGACATTccattttatcttatattgcGGTAATAAAGTAATTTGGCAACACCAATACTGATTTTTGGTGTTTATTCAAGGTATGCTCTTTTTGATGGCTAACAACATATTAAGAGaatttaaagtgaaaaaaataactgttgttacattttttttaaaacaaaaatcacatTAGGGACTAATAAGATTAGATACAAATATTAGAAactaaagaaattttaaaggactatttttcaaatttatcctttttatttttctaaataatatgGCAACAATATTTTGTGAAGGTTTAGAAGAAagtaatttatacatttttcaaaaatatttttgtgccAAATTAGGTGTAGGAGCCAatcaaaatctcaaaattaaataaaaaccctAAGACAACAATTAAAGAACAACCcgaaattaattagtttatatgtttaatcACTTTGGAAACccattcaatataaaattccaaattaacaaaaaaataattaaaatatggttTTGATgcccaaaaacaaaagaaataattttccaTAATTTAGGTAGAAAGAGAGcaactcattaattaaattaattaaaatgagaattgAAGGCTCGACTTGTTCTCCCTTCTAACGGCTAGTAAAGGTTTATCCAAACCCATAAAACTGAACTAGAAACCTGATCAGAACCATTCATTCTCAGTAATCCAACGGATCCTATTCAAATCTGGAGAATATGACCGTTAACGCTAGAGAGGCGTCCCGCCACTTCGCCCACATTTTATATACTACGCTCTTCTGCCTTTACTCCGTCTCCTCTTCATCACTATTTTCTGACAAGAACGAACAGAAAAGGTAGAGAAAAAGATAATCttggagagagaaagagggaattctagagagagagaagggagGGGCTGTTTGTGAATTGTGGCGATTGAAAACCCAAAAGAAAGGTGAGGCGAACTGCGGTGATCTCTTGGTGTTTCTGTCGTCTTTGTTGGAGGGGTTCCCGAAATCAACGATAAGAAGAAGGGTTGGAGAAAGAAGAGGAATCAGGTTATGTGATGGCTTCTAGAGCTGTAGTTCCGGAGCAAGATAGAGGTAGAACTGAGGATTAATGCTTATCTTTGAATGATATATGTTAGCACACGCCactataattttctttaaatattttctttgtttgtgtAATCTTTTTGGGCTCTCTGATCcattttttgttagaatttaaGGGTGCTTCAGTGTGATTCTTGAAAGGATTCAAGTggggtttcttttctttacatGCAAAGACTATCTTGCGGGTTGCTgaattttgtgtgtttaatcCATTGTTTATTCAGTTCTTGTTTAGAATCTTGAAGAGGATTTCTGTGTTTTTTCTGTTCATCAGGTTTGATCTATTTTTGGGTTTTTGGGATCTCTgatccatttttttgttagaattgAAGGGTGTTTCAGTGATTCTTGAAGGGATTCTGGTGGggtattttttctttgcagTGCAAAGACTATCTTGCGGGTTGCTGAATTTTGTGTGTTATTCCATTGCTTATTCAGTTCTTGTTTAGAATCTTGAAGAGAGATTTCTGTGTTTTTTCTGTTCATCAGGTTTGATCCATTTCTGGGTTTTTGGGCTCTCTgatccatttttttgttagaattgAAGGGTGTTTCAATGTGATTCTTGAAGGGATTCTAGTGCGGTTCCTTTTCTTTACAGTGCAAAGACTATCTTGCGGGTTGctgaattttgtttgtttattccATTGCTGATTCGTCTATTACTATCTAGCGATGGTGAAGAGCAGCTGTGTCTCATTTCTTGTTTTGAACTTTGGCTAAGATGAAATTCTTTATGACATGGAATGCTTTTGATCCTACAAAATTCTTGCtcttttaaacataaaaaccGTTCTCAATAAGTAGTTCTTTCTGTTTGCGGGGCTATTATTTTTGCCTCCCTCTTCCTTTGGGGGGAAAGAAAAGCagaatgattttattatttgcatATTATTGTAAAGAATTTatcttcattttgttttgttcCATGCCTATATTCTGTTCATCAGGTTTGATCAATGCTTAAAAGTTCTTAGGTTAAGTTTTCTTTCCATGTATTTTGCGGACATTTAAATTGAGGTTTATGCATGAATTTCCTGTAATAGTTTATGATCCGTTGATATTAATTCGTACCAGGCATTTcgttaattatttatggatTTGCTGCGTATATACTTGTTTTGTGATCCTTACCGCAAGAACAGAGTTCTAGACTTCTATTTGGGCTATCAACATTGCCtttcttgataattttcttctccTGGGGATAGAGTAGAATTGTTGACTTCCTTGATTCTTCTGTGTTCCGATCTGAATTATTACAAGATACAATGTTTTAGTTTCATTTGATGCATAATTAGTCCTTGGGACTTCTGCTTCTTGGATTTGCTTTGGTGTTATCCCTCCCTTCATATTGATCTATTCTCATACGAGGGACATTTTAACTTGAATTCTTGACAACTTATCCCATTTTATCAGCAAAGTTATGATGAGTCTTCTTGTGTTTGATCAGTTGGAGGAGGGAAGCATAAGATCGGTCATGCCGAAGGCAGAAATCGGCGAGTTCTCGGAGATTTTGGAAACTTCGTAACTGCACCAACTGTTGAGGGGAAGCCTCAAAATCTGATCGCCCGCCCCATAACAAGGTTTCACTTCTTTACACCCACTCACACATGTGTGCTTGTGTGTTCTTGTTTtgttaaaagataaaagtaGCAGAAGAATTGACCGTCATTTCTGATTTCAGGAATTTTGGCGCACAATTGCTGGCAAATGCACAAGctgcaaaagagaaaaacaacagcaaggttaaagaaaaaaaatagaaagaactCCAATTAATCAAAGCTTCCAACAttgtctttttaattttcttgagtaCTGCCCTTTACAGCATTGGTAAGataacaaaattttgcaataacTATGCAGAAACTGTTAATGATTTGGCCAGAAAAGATGGTGCTGTGAAACCCGCCGTGCCTCATAAGAAGGAATCCGTGAAGCTGAAGAAGGAGGCTAACTAAAATTCCTTGGCTTTCCTCAACACATTAAAGAAAGGTAGATTTCGATTTGCTGACCTAGAAATAAAACGATTGGGAGATGCGATTTTACCCTTTAGTTTTTTAACCTCCTTGATTGTTGTCGGCGATTTTAGCTTCATGATAGCCTCTATCTTTTCAGAGTTCGCCTCTATCCCTCGTTTTCTAACCATGTAGCCTAAGAATTTTCCGCCACCTACTCCAAACATACACTTAGCCGGGTTCAACTTCATCCCATTGGTCCTCCTTATAGCGGACGCTTTTTCCAGGTGCATCAAATGGTCATTGGATCTCAAACTCTTTACGagcatgtcatccacataGGCCTCCATTGACTTTCCAATCTGCTCTCTGAACATCCTATTTACCaatctgaaagttcttcttgttgGGGTTCTTGtatctgttcgtctagatccttgggatgaaactcttgttggtcctgttctcTGTCCAAATTTGTATATTCTGATTTTGGACTTGGACCAACATAATCTCCGCTGGGAAATggttcttctggaactcctGTGGTGGGATCACTATTTtgcttcttcctcttccttggctcgcttgattctcctataatagtcggaaaatcattgttatcacaacagagaggagttcgattttacctctcagtcttttcattttcttctggatggatgcttgataacaccaatcatTCAGAttgtctttaagaaaaaacattATTCGCACCATTGAATCTagctgtccttcaggtactttgtatgattggataaacatttccctccatggactgcatatctttgcgaagaacattaGAGCTTTAGATCTGAAATTTCTCCCTTAAGATCTTTGAGGTCCTTGTGTAGATAGAGAAGGATATTAAGAACCTCGTCCACCTTCTGGCCCaaggattttattttcatactatgtccatagtcttgaactgtcttttgtatctccctcaaATCTTGGGAGATCTGCGATGTACCCGGTTCGAGTTCTTTCCAGTCAGTAGTccctttaatcataatttttagaactgaaattatatAGGAATTTACCCATTCTATTTCTCATGGttggattctaccatggacttcagtggagtgtagacgcctcactgcatttcctggtagCACTTGTTGAACTTCAAAAATTCTCCgccattctttttttttttttttctggctTGAGAAGTTCTGGATCAATCCTGTTTGGACCGTTGTAACACTtgtctcttctttgtatttctagaatcttgaaatattccctgttatcattgtaactcgaactttcgttcggtttcattttctctcaaaggGTCTCCtacattagtggataaatataatcatatataatcatatattttttcaataaacctagactctgataccattctaagcgagtatgtataaaaatatgcattagaATGCATTCAGTAAACTGCTCATTTTAAAGCTACGAAAGGAtaatattatccaaaaatcGGTCAGATTTGTGcgaaggactaaaattacgatctttttgaaatttacgggactaattaattttttaaaaattataaccatgttacaaattttgaattgttctagaatataaaattaagtaataatttgttaagtattaataaaataattattatatgtcttataataactacaattattaagatttttttataaaatgttcttaattataattttatttcattgtttataagttttgttcttttatttctcaaatttttttttgtcttgcctttgtttattttcctATACTTAAGTCAACCATTTTTATGctattattgaataatttgaattttgatttttctatgaagaatttcatgaaaaacatattttgaTTGTGTAGGTtgtagtaatatatatatgttttgctatcaaatttgttaatttttttttgtgtcactAGATTTTTTGgggtttatttatatatgttttagtAGCTATGTTCatgttaaaattgatatatgggaaaaagattaatttggttaataagtttcaattttagtccattatgTTTAAGCATTTTCCAATTAAGTACAGTAACTTGCAGAATCGCTTAAATTAGGACCACAGATGGAATTTTGGACACTTTTACCCCTGTGCAGATATTAAAAGAGTtgttttagtccatttacactaaaattctaatttttcatccatgcTCTCACCAAAATGATATCAGAGCCtggtttattgaaaaaatatataattatattacattttgatattatttatccactaatagAAGAGATTCTTTGACAGAAAATGGAAtcgaacgaaagttcgagttattctgaaaatagggaatatttctcatgaaaattcttgactAGTGTTACAACGGTACCAAGAAgattgatccaaaacttctcacgctagaaaaaaaaaatggctgagaaattttgatgtttgacaAGTGCTACTAGAAAATGCAGTGAGGCGTCTACACTACATTGAAAtacatggtagaatcccagccaggagaagcagaacgggtaaattcctacataatttcagttctaattatgactgattggaaagaactcgagcaGAATTTatcaaagatctcccaagatctgagCGAGATGCAAAAGACAATggacctatgaaaatagaatcctTGGGCCAGAAGGTGGACGAGGttcttaagatccttcccgatctacacaaAGACCACACAGATTTGAAGGCAGAAATTGCAGATCTAAAGAGAGCCCAAAAAATCCAGACAAGAACAAATCAGGGATGCCCTTAGAACACTACTTCTTCTACATCAGAAGGCAaaggccacggagattccaGACAAGATCTGATTATCGCATCGAtcatatctataaaataatgaaggtAACAAAAGAgcggatctatcagatctataagAATTAACGGAATCCTATTCCCAACTtgggattgtggatttagtTAATATACGAACCaatgaaatcactccagcactaccaccgccgaagggaagtacatgttctaatgatcctacACAGGACCAACTGATGAGAGAAAGTGTgaatttccacactaatgtcACTCCAACATTTGTGGGAACCCTGGAGGAAAATCTAGATAGAAATCGAAAGAAAGTGCCGAAAAATATACCTTGGGCAAGGATCATGCTCCAACCCTTACATCCAAAAGGCGCTATACtaaacctggatattatcAAATTCTGAAATACTGAGAAATGAGTTACAGCCATCAAGATTCACCTTGGGtaaggaccatgctccagcccttacaaTCCATATGACGCTATACTGAGcctggatattatcgattttcgAAATACTAAGAAATCGGTTGCAGCCAAGATAGCAACAACTACCCTAAAGCTCGAAAAGGAAAATCATAAAGTTTATAGAGTTGAGCTTAGAGGGATCCGTGAAGATCGAATGGGATAATACActagaagataccaaagccagcatcATTGCCAGAGATTCGAAAGGTGCGATTGCAGACCAGCTACGAAGacttatcaaaatatatttcatcggagatggatacttcgaaggaagtagagcagaaaaggctagagaatatgaacacgctctcttcagccttgaactAAAAAGTATTTGCACAGTAGATAAATATATCCATTGGTTTcgcaaatatttcttttagaatggagtagcaacagaagtagcagctccaatgttttTCGCAAtgatatgcagtccatggagggaaatgttgatccagtcatacaaagaACCTGAAGGACAATTAGACTCAGTGG includes:
- the LOC105164410 gene encoding G2/mitotic-specific cyclin S13-6-like, with protein sequence MASRAVVPEQDRVGGGKHKIGHAEGRNRRVLGDFGNFVTAPTVEGKPQNLIARPITRNFGAQLLANAQAAKEKNNSKKLLMIWPEKMVL